The DNA segment ATAAGGAATATCTTAGAGAAAACCCGGCTCCCCTCCCCCCCTTGCGGGGGAAGAGTAGAGTGGGGGGTAAGACTTCTTATGACATCTTTCCCCAGCCTCTGCCATCAGGGAAGGTGTGGCCTGAAAAAACATCTTGTCAAAGCAGGGGTGTAAGACACACCGTGTTAAGAGGTGTATTTATAATGAGTGATTATGATTTATTGGTGATACCACTATCTCGGAGGACAGAGTGAAAAACATTGTATTGACCGGCTTTATGGGAACCGGTAAGACCACCGTAGGTAGAATTCTTGCCAAAGAACTGGGCATGAAGCTTGTGGATATTGATGAGGAGATAGAGACGGAAAACGCATTGTCCATCTGTGACATATTTAAAGAATATGGCGAACTTGCCTTCAGGGACAAAGAGACTGAAATGGCCAAAAAGGTTTCAGCTAAAGGTGGGCTAGTCATATCAACCGGCGGAGGAATTGTGCTGAGGGAAGAAAATATAGCCTGTTTAAGACAAAACGGTCTTATCGTCTGCCTTATGGCAACACCCGAGACTATCCTTCAGCGCACTAAAGGCACCACAGACAGGCCTCTCCTTAAAGTTGAAAATCCATATGAGAGAATAAAGGAACTACTTGCACAGCGGAGTGCTTGTTATCGCAGTGCAGATATAGCAGTTGAAACGGATGGTAAAAGCCCTGTGGTAATAGCACAGGAGATAACAGAGTACTGGAAAACGGTGTGTTGAGACCTATGGAAAGCCTGTGTTTAGATTTAGGGCCGAGAAGCTATGAGATTATAATAGGCAGTGGTGTCATAGACAATGTGGGCAGGCTGGCGTCACAACTGAGGTTAGGGCGGAAGATTTTCGTGATAAGTAATCCCACCGTTTTTTCGATTTACGGTGCAGGGGTTATCAATTCACTTGATGAGGCCGGCTTTGACACAGGCTGCGTTCTTATTCCTGATGGTGAGGAGTATAAGGACATCAGTTGGGTTTCCTACATTTTAAGCGAATTGCTCAGGGGCGGGCTTGACAGGAAGTCGGCACTTGTTGCCCTTGGGGGCGGCGTGGTC comes from the Nitrospirae bacterium YQR-1 genome and includes:
- a CDS encoding shikimate kinase, with the translated sequence MKNIVLTGFMGTGKTTVGRILAKELGMKLVDIDEEIETENALSICDIFKEYGELAFRDKETEMAKKVSAKGGLVISTGGGIVLREENIACLRQNGLIVCLMATPETILQRTKGTTDRPLLKVENPYERIKELLAQRSACYRSADIAVETDGKSPVVIAQEITEYWKTVC